The Lonchura striata isolate bLonStr1 chromosome 6, bLonStr1.mat, whole genome shotgun sequence nucleotide sequence TTGATGAGTTACCCCAGGATGTAAAGCTTGTCTAGAGAAACCATACATACAAGGATCAAACTTACTCAGCCCAGTCATAGACACTGAGAACTGTTATATCAGCAGTCTGTTAAATTCAATTTGGAATTTGACCACGTTTCAGTTAGAGTCACTGAAATTACATGTGCAAAATCAACAAAGTCTGGTCCATCACTCCATGACACAAATGCGTATCAGTAACAGTCCATTGCTATGGATGACTTTGGATTATTTGAAATCCACTCCTGTGCAAAAGGCAATGAGAACTATATATAACACTTAAATGGAGTGAAAATCACCATGAGAGGAGTGAAGATTGTTAAAGAAACCCCTAATTCATTCAAGAAAACTCAAGAATACAACACAAGGTAAAACATCTATCCTAAATATacatacagaagaaaataaaagtgtgCAACTATTTATATAATGGAATATATGCTGACCAAATATGAAAACTGTATTTGAAAAGCTATAACTGCCTGAGAATGTTCTTTATACCTGCTATTTATACTTCCTAGGAAACCAGTCTATTTGTGGTTTGCATTTATTGGTAAAGAATGATAGTTAtgcaaaactattttttatgCTATATAACAAATACTTGttttcaaagaaattaaaaaaaaatattaatctagAAATGAACACTCAGTAAGTGCAGATATACATGATACACCATACAGAAAATTCTGTAGCTCTCATGACTGCTTACAGAATAGACATTATTTCCAACTGCATATTTTGACATTGTGTTAAACTATGTTTAACAAAATCATGTTAAACTAAAATCCTAAATTagactattttaaaaatagtgatTTAATTAGCTGAAACCAAAAGAAAGGCATAACTAGAATAACATTAATATTTGTACTAATTACTAGCTcttaattctatttttaattgtCCATAAATGGTAAATGCCAGACCTTAAAGATATACTAAACAACAGGAACAAGATACTGCAAAACAAACCTCAGACCATTAATTCTTTTAAATTCATTGTTCACTTACACTCAGAAACCAACTTCTGCcacatcaaaatgaaaaaaaaaaagtggattcTTTTAGATCCGTGCTTTGATTGTTTCCGCATTTAATCTTGTTTCAGAAACATTACTGCAAACACAGTAACACCCTAGCCACAGATGCAGATCTGAAAGGCTGGATGATTTGGAGGCATCTCAGGTACTTATGTATGTTCATGAATATGTCAGTGAATTAAAGTCATAATTTTATGAATTATGAATGTACTACATATCACTTCAGAAAGACAAATACCAACTAAACACTGCTGTAATAGTGAAAAATATGGCATACAGAATGCTCAAGAGAGTTGATTGCTTTTTAACTAGTTATGTAAGCAACTATCTTTGAGGTTAATAAAAATTATCCCTCTTTTGCAGTTTTGGAAAATGAAGCTGTGCATGTGGTATATCCCAGGTGAGAAAAAGTTTGGTATCCAGATACTGCTGGagtacagcagcagcagtcaggGAAATATCCTACTGGCATGTATCTGATCAAGGTAATAACCATCTCCTGAGAAATGGGACTGCTGTGACTAAAGTCACTTGGTGAAACTGTGCACCTACTGGTATTAATGAGGATTTACTGGTGACTTCAGTGAGGCTAGGAATTCATTCAATAAAACTGTACAAATGCAAATTGTACTATATACTGAAGTTACCATAGAAGTAAATGCTCATGAAGCGACAAGTCACACAGCAGAGCTTGAATGTACTTTATATGAGATAACCACAAGGTACTGTAAATCCTGATTTAGGAGCACAAGTTTGCCTTTCAGAGTAAACAGGCTGTGATAAAAATGTCTTCTAAAAACTTCAGCTACCTTTCCTATCATATAGTAAATTAGCATGATGATACCATCATCTGTTCCTAAGCAGTATTACAGTATATATGTTAAATAATAATATTCGTAGAGTATGTGACATCAAAGTTTGCATCTTTAGTAAGTATTTTCTACAAAAATAACTGAACTTTATCCAAAACAATTATCCAACTGTCTCACTGATGAATCTTTACTTATAAAACCTAAAGAACCATCACAAAAAACATCAAGCCCTCTTAAAAagtaaataacaaaatattccaagaaatgcaaacaaaagaaacagcaaTTCTCCTTTGCAGCAACTGTCACAACTCTCCACAGTCATATTTCCTCCCAACTAAAACTTGCTCTAAAACCTTGTTTACTTTGATTTTATCCCTTAGAAACAATatgaccaaaacaaaacaaagacccttctttgcaattttttctgctttcatctcATATAACAACTGGTAAATGCACCAGTGCATTTCCTCTTGGAGAATGCCCAACACACACAGTGTTTATTAAATGAACTCCTCTCAGCACCTTAAAATTTCAGACTTCTCTGTACCTCTACAGGTTTGAAGAATCTGATTCCTTGCAAGGAGACACCATCACAAACCCAACACCAAAGGTGCTGTACATTTAGAGTTCTGCTGTATCACTGTTTTCCAAGACCTCCAGTGGCAAGGAGTCACCTAAACTACCCCCTGAATCAATGGTGAAGCTCTggctttttaatgttttatgagCATTCATGAACTTCTGGAGGTACTTGGAAGTATACAGCCAGTGGTGCTTCAAGACATCCTCCATCTCATAGACCTTAGACTGCCTGGCATTCATTTTTCGGAACCTCCTAAACAGCTTGTTTCCAGACTCATTTCCCTCGCTTGCCCAGGCCCCAATGGACCCATCTCTTTCAATGATTTCAGGAACATGAGCAAGTGTTTTGTGGAAATAATTTGTAATCTTGCCCTCATATCTGTACTTGAACTTTGTAGATAAGAGCTCTGCAAAACGCTGTGAATTGTAGCTATACTGGCACAGCAATTCAGGACACTCTTTGGCAGGGCATGAGGATCGCCACACTGGCTTCATCTTCAGATAAAGGTCCATTAGTTCTTTTAGAGCTTCATGCCTTTCCTCACACTTAATTAATTCACATACTGCCTCTACAGTCTCTTTGGACATGAGCTTTCTAGCAAAATTTCCACTCATCTTCAGCATGGGCTTCAAGTTCATCTTCTTCCTGAGATGTTTGTCCAGAGTCAACTGCCACCTCTTCCGCTCCTCTTTAGATACATCAGGATTCTTGTAAAGTTCACCAATCTCCATCTGGAAAATCCTGTAGAATTCTGTAGCATTGCCAATGTCACAGTGCAATGCATCTATGGAGGGAACAGTCTCAATAAAAGGTTTGGCTGAAACACCCTTCACTCTGTCACGGAGCTCATCAACAGACTCGTGGTATGGGTTGGACCTCCATATTTCATATCGCTCCAGATTTTCAGCATGGCTCCTGGTTATGGAGTGGAAGACCAGATTCTGGGAGGCCTCCAAGCGGGTTGCATCACAGAGGGTACAAATGTAAGTGGAACCTGAGGCCTCCAGCCCTTCCACTTCCCGCAAGAGTTTCTCATCATATCCCGTACCCCTAAAGATAAATCTAAATGTCCTCAGGATGCCTCCCATTTCAAGCAGCAGTTCACTGTTTTTCATAGCCTCTCTTTCTGCTATGAGGGGGCTCAGGATTGCTGTCAGAGTTTCATGATCTGATTCATCAGCCAGCATAAGGCACAAGGGCTTACAGCACAACTCTGAATTGGGCTTTACTTCCTCAAAGATCCTCTTGCTTTCATTCCCATGTTCTATAGAAATGTTCATGACTGTGAAAGAAAAGCGAACAGCCTTCTCTGGGACAGCAGGCCCACTTCCATGCTTCTCACTGACATCTCCCATTCCATCACAGGACTCTTTTACTACCACAGTGAAGGGGCCATTCAAATAGTCATCCAGGTTTTTTGCTTTCAGGCCTTCCAAGATCTCCTCCTCCATGTCCTTTAAGGCACAAACCAAGGCTGCATCGTATCGGAATCTCTTTGCAATTGTGTCTACTGGATAATCATCAATTGAGAGCGGCAGTCCTGATAGTCCATCTATAATTCCCACTTCTGTGTTAGTGGATACatttttcaggggaggtttccactCAAATGGGTGATAACCTGGGAGGA carries:
- the RAG1 gene encoding V(D)J recombination-activating protein 1 produces the protein MSAASQMDLPEELQHTYTKFSEWKFKLFKLRSFEKTPSDDSQHIHKDQAEEAVSSNKEIILHKDEAVPRGEKTELTGNRQGLEEDAHAMKTQDIRAHQNNLKQLCRICGVSFKTDCTKRTYPVHGPVDDETLCLLRKKEKTATSWPDLIAKVFKTDVRGDVDTIHPTRFCHNCWSIIHRKFSNTLCEVYFPRNSTMEWQPHSPNCDVCHTTRRGIKRKSQPPSVQRGKRVKTTVERAQLNRGVKNQQLKQAQINNKNLMKEIVNCKDIHLSTKLLAVDYPVDFIKSISCQICDHILADPVETTCRHLFCRTCILKCIRVMGSYCPSCWYPCFPTDLVTPVKSFLNILDNLNIRCPVKECDEEISHGKYGQHLSGHKEMKEGELYSYINKGGRPRQHLLSLTRRAQKHRLRELKRQVKAFAEKEEGGDIKAVCMTLFLLALRAKNEHKQADELEAIMQGRGSGLHPAVCLAIRINTFLSCSQYHKMYRTVKAVTGRQIFQPLHALRTAEKALLPGYHPFEWKPPLKNVSTNTEVGIIDGLSGLPLSIDDYPVDTIAKRFRYDAALVCALKDMEEEILEGLKAKNLDDYLNGPFTVVVKESCDGMGDVSEKHGSGPAVPEKAVRFSFTVMNISIEHGNESKRIFEEVKPNSELCCKPLCLMLADESDHETLTAILSPLIAEREAMKNSELLLEMGGILRTFRFIFRGTGYDEKLLREVEGLEASGSTYICTLCDATRLEASQNLVFHSITRSHAENLERYEIWRSNPYHESVDELRDRVKGVSAKPFIETVPSIDALHCDIGNATEFYRIFQMEIGELYKNPDVSKEERKRWQLTLDKHLRKKMNLKPMLKMSGNFARKLMSKETVEAVCELIKCEERHEALKELMDLYLKMKPVWRSSCPAKECPELLCQYSYNSQRFAELLSTKFKYRYEGKITNYFHKTLAHVPEIIERDGSIGAWASEGNESGNKLFRRFRKMNARQSKVYEMEDVLKHHWLYTSKYLQKFMNAHKTLKSQSFTIDSGGSLGDSLPLEVLENSDTAEL